Proteins from one Rhinoraja longicauda isolate Sanriku21f chromosome 41, sRhiLon1.1, whole genome shotgun sequence genomic window:
- the LOC144611833 gene encoding G-protein coupled receptor 4-like encodes MTHTVSTDVDRSTMNHSASTAVSCNETMCGIIFGESDPALATMYSIIFLVSLTMNCLTLWPIILQVKQKNVLGVYLLSLAISDLLCTLTIPLWVVYYYNGHRWSFGWLTCHLSGFVFYSNIYISILLLCCISVDRYLAVVYPMKSQNIRRRSKAVKVSLLIFTSVFTIHLLVIFRTIIDKGPDMPNLTCYEHIPLVKPVAFANYIRFFIGFLLPLLLLIFCYQRILRGVRKSLSLQAEQKAKVKQLSILVIIIFLICFGPYHIILLARTINFSLMDCTCQFQRKVFIYFNISLAFSSLNSAVDPILYVLVSCNAKKDLRRTFATVRYGCFRKRLSSCSPTVTTRTNV; translated from the coding sequence ATGACCCACACAGTGAGTACGGACGTAGACCGTTCTACTATGAACCACTCAGCCAGCACTGCCGTGTCCTGCAATGAGACCATGTGTGGAATTATCTTTGGGGAAAGTGACCCTGCCCTGGCCACGATGTACAGCATCATCTTCCTCGTGAGTCTGACCATGAATTGTCTCACCCTTTGGCCAATCATCCTGCAGGTCAAGCAGAAGAACGTCCTTGGCGTCTACCTCTTAAGCCTGGCTATCTCGGATCTCCTGTGCACTCTGACCATCCCTCTCTGGGTGGTCTACTACTACAATGGTCACCGCTGGAGCTTTGGCTGGTTGACCTGCCACCTCTCGGGGTTTGTCTTCTACTCCAACATCTACATCAGCATCCTCCTGCTGTGTTGTATCTCCGTTGACCGCTACCTGGCAGTGGTCTACCCCATGAAGTCCCAGAACATCCGTCGCCGCAGCAAGGCCGTCAAGGTCAGCCTGCTCATCTTCACGTCCGTCTTCACCATCCACCTTCTTGTCATCTTCAGGACCATCATCGACAAGGGTCCCGACATGCCCAACCTCACCTGCTACGAGCACATCCCCCTGGTCAAGCCGGTAGCCTTTGCCAACTACATCCGATTCTTCATCGGCTTCCTGCTGCCCCTCCTCCTGCTCATTTTCTGCTACCAGCGGATTCTCAGAGGGGTCAGGAAGAGTCTTAGCCTCCAGGCAGAGCAGAAGGCCAAAGTCAAGCAGCTTTCCATCTTGGTCATCATCATTTTCCTCATCTGCTTCGGTCCCTACCACATCATCCTGCTGGCCAGAACCATCAACTTCTCGCTGATGGACTGCACCTGCCAATTCCAACGCAAGGTCTTCATCTACTTCAACATCTCCTTGGCCTTCTCCAGCCTCAACAGTGCTGTGGACCCCATCCTCTACGTGCTGGTCAGTTGCAATGCCAAGAAGGACCTGAGGAGGACTTTTGCCACCGTTAGATACGGATGCTTCAGGAAGAGGCTCTCAAGCTGCTCTCCCACTGTGACCACAAGGACCAATGTTTAA